The following proteins are co-located in the Vicinamibacterales bacterium genome:
- a CDS encoding P-II family nitrogen regulator, with amino-acid sequence MKLIVAIVRPEQLSDVLEALFHAEVRGLTISRVHGHGGEMEHVENYRGTTVKMALAEKVRLEIGVSNEFVQPTVDAILGAARTGEVGDGKIMVLPIEKIYRIRTGEQDRDAVTPVPSPG; translated from the coding sequence ATGAAGCTGATCGTGGCCATCGTCCGGCCGGAGCAACTGAGCGACGTGCTCGAGGCGCTCTTCCACGCCGAGGTGCGTGGGCTGACCATCAGCCGCGTGCACGGGCACGGCGGGGAGATGGAACACGTCGAGAACTACCGCGGGACGACGGTGAAGATGGCGCTGGCCGAGAAGGTGCGGCTGGAGATCGGCGTCTCGAACGAGTTCGTGCAGCCCACGGTGGACGCCATCCTCGGCGCCGCCCGGACCGGCGAGGTCGGTGACGGCAAGATCATGGTGCTGCCGATCGAGAAGATCTACCGCATCCGCACCGGCGAGCAGGACCGCGACGCCGTGACGCCGGTGCCGTCTCCCGGCTAG
- a CDS encoding ammonium transporter: MLTADTAWMLVSTALVLLMTPALGFFYGGMVRSKNTLNTLMMSFSALGPITVVWALAGYSLAFGSGSSLVGSLEYAGLRGVGLEAHGAIPHVLFMAYQGTFAIITAALISGAVVERLRFSAYLAFIVAWVLLVYAPVAHWVWGGGVLGTLGALDFAGGAVVHVNAASAALVAALVVGPRKDYGRHAMLPHNVPFTLLGTGLLWFGWFGFNAGSALGASPTAALAFANTLLAPAATLAVWTAIDLAREGRVTAIGAATAIVVGLVAVTPAAGYVGPAAALAIGAIAAGPSYFALIYRARTKLDDSLDVVAAHGLGGATGAMLTGIFADPAWSGGPSGLIAGNVGQVGVQALSVLIVAAYSGTASFVILKVLGLVLDLRISRRYEGVGLDVTEHGEEAYTGGDGAILVAHRDVGYPQAAGEAIALPGGSRT, encoded by the coding sequence ATGCTCACCGCGGACACCGCGTGGATGCTCGTGTCCACCGCTCTCGTCCTCCTCATGACACCGGCCCTCGGCTTCTTCTACGGGGGCATGGTCCGGTCCAAGAACACGCTCAACACCCTGATGATGAGTTTCTCGGCCCTGGGCCCGATCACGGTCGTCTGGGCCCTGGCGGGCTACTCACTGGCGTTCGGCTCCGGCAGTTCGCTCGTCGGCTCGCTCGAGTACGCCGGCCTGCGCGGCGTCGGCCTCGAGGCGCACGGCGCCATCCCGCACGTGCTCTTCATGGCCTACCAGGGGACGTTCGCCATCATCACGGCCGCGCTCATCTCGGGAGCCGTCGTCGAGCGGCTCAGATTCAGCGCGTATCTCGCGTTCATCGTGGCGTGGGTGCTGCTGGTCTACGCGCCCGTGGCGCACTGGGTGTGGGGCGGCGGCGTCCTCGGCACGCTCGGCGCCCTCGACTTCGCCGGCGGCGCGGTGGTGCACGTGAACGCCGCGTCGGCCGCCCTCGTCGCCGCGCTCGTGGTCGGGCCCCGCAAGGACTACGGGCGGCACGCGATGCTGCCGCACAACGTGCCGTTCACGCTGCTGGGCACGGGGCTTCTCTGGTTCGGCTGGTTCGGGTTCAACGCCGGAAGCGCCCTCGGGGCCTCGCCGACCGCGGCGCTGGCGTTCGCGAACACGCTGCTGGCGCCGGCCGCCACGCTCGCGGTCTGGACGGCCATCGACCTGGCGCGCGAGGGCCGGGTCACCGCGATCGGCGCCGCCACCGCCATCGTCGTCGGCCTGGTCGCGGTCACGCCGGCCGCGGGCTACGTCGGGCCGGCCGCCGCGCTGGCGATTGGCGCGATCGCCGCCGGACCGAGCTACTTCGCCCTCATCTACCGCGCCCGCACCAAGCTGGACGACTCGCTGGACGTCGTCGCCGCGCACGGCCTTGGCGGCGCCACCGGCGCGATGCTCACGGGCATCTTCGCGGACCCGGCGTGGAGCGGCGGGCCTTCCGGCCTCATCGCCGGCAACGTCGGCCAGGTCGGCGTGCAGGCGCTGTCGGTGCTCATCGTGGCGGCCTACAGCGGCACTGCGTCGTTCGTGATCCTGAAGGTCCTGGGACTCGTGCTCGACCTCCGCATCAGCCGCAGGTACGAGGGCGTGGGCCTGGACGTGACCGAGCACGGCGAGGAGGCCTACACCGGCGGTGACGGCGCCATTCTGGTCGCGCACCGTGACGTCGGCTACCCGCAGGCCGCCGGCGAGGCCATCGCGCTGCCCGGCGGGAGCCGCACATGA
- a CDS encoding CRTAC1 family protein, translating into MTPRLVAAIVAAALFADAPTFTSIQTDLFSVPNSYSNTWGDYDNDGDLDLAVSLGTGEVRLYRNDKGTLTSVGAQVGLPQGGGASYELRGLSWGDYDGDGDIDLLGGATANDKLTKVFRNDNGRFVDVAAELGLTIPGRSARQTNWVDYDNDGDLDVYSTDRTGDNMLFRNDGGTFVRVFAGAGPTDPRPTVGACWLDMDGDGDLDLFLANQSGAADAMWRNDGASFTDVAPQLKMTGPPRTKDEGGVGCAVADFDNDGHLDIFVPNYGHNQLYKNNGNGTFTDVGRQVGVGVENHAVSADFGDIDNDGDLDLFVASYEGPVGQQQPVNAFFRNDGAKGFVNVITRDSPLNKADHGVQFVDYDNDGGIDLSLTDGYGPVGGHFLFRNDLPAAAKRRSLSVLVLDAKGHQTQFGAEVRLFDRAGKVLGARQVVTGGGYNSQRAAPVHFGLAAAQPVRVEVTFMSANGRKVQAVGPIDPAAFAGKSLVVRRAN; encoded by the coding sequence ATGACACCCCGACTCGTCGCCGCCATCGTGGCCGCGGCCCTCTTCGCCGACGCGCCGACGTTCACCTCGATCCAGACGGATCTGTTCTCGGTCCCGAACTCCTACTCGAACACCTGGGGCGACTACGACAACGACGGCGACCTCGATCTCGCCGTGTCGCTCGGCACCGGCGAGGTGCGCCTGTACCGCAACGACAAGGGCACGCTGACCAGCGTCGGCGCCCAGGTGGGCCTGCCCCAGGGCGGCGGCGCGAGCTACGAGCTGCGCGGCCTGAGCTGGGGCGACTACGACGGCGACGGCGACATCGACCTGCTGGGCGGGGCCACGGCGAACGACAAGCTGACGAAGGTGTTCCGGAACGACAACGGCCGCTTCGTGGACGTCGCGGCGGAACTTGGCCTCACCATTCCCGGCCGGTCGGCCCGCCAGACCAACTGGGTGGACTACGACAACGACGGCGACCTGGACGTCTACTCGACCGATCGCACCGGCGACAACATGCTGTTCCGGAACGATGGCGGGACGTTCGTCCGCGTCTTCGCGGGCGCCGGCCCGACCGACCCGCGGCCCACGGTGGGCGCCTGCTGGCTCGACATGGACGGCGACGGCGATCTCGACCTGTTCCTGGCGAACCAGTCCGGTGCCGCCGATGCCATGTGGCGCAACGACGGCGCGTCGTTCACCGACGTGGCCCCGCAGCTCAAGATGACCGGACCGCCGCGCACGAAGGACGAGGGCGGCGTCGGATGCGCCGTGGCCGACTTCGACAACGACGGCCACCTCGATATCTTCGTCCCCAACTACGGCCACAATCAGCTCTACAAGAACAACGGCAACGGGACCTTCACCGACGTCGGCCGGCAGGTCGGCGTGGGCGTGGAGAACCACGCCGTGAGCGCCGACTTCGGCGACATCGACAACGACGGCGATCTCGACCTGTTCGTCGCGTCCTACGAGGGGCCGGTGGGGCAGCAGCAGCCGGTGAACGCGTTCTTCCGGAACGACGGCGCGAAGGGCTTCGTGAACGTCATCACCAGGGACAGCCCCTTGAACAAGGCCGATCACGGCGTCCAGTTCGTCGACTACGACAACGACGGCGGCATCGACCTCAGCCTCACCGACGGGTACGGCCCGGTGGGCGGCCACTTCCTGTTCAGGAACGACCTGCCCGCGGCGGCGAAGAGGCGCAGCCTGAGCGTGCTCGTCCTCGACGCGAAGGGGCACCAGACGCAATTCGGCGCCGAGGTGCGGCTGTTCGATCGTGCCGGCAAGGTGCTCGGCGCGCGCCAGGTCGTGACGGGCGGCGGCTACAACTCCCAACGGGCGGCCCCCGTGCACTTCGGCCTGGCCGCGGCGCAGCCCGTCAGGGTGGAGGTCACCTTCATGAGCGCGAACGGTCGCAAGGTGCAGGCCGTCGGCCCGATCGACCCGGCCGCCTTCGCCGGGAAGAGCCTCGTCGTGCGCAGGGCCAACTGA
- a CDS encoding beta-N-acetylhexosaminidase — protein MTRATVPNLGLVPLPRVVEPTGMEPFAVTAGTAIVLGTDDERLRGIARFLRDLIGTAAAPTPPAIVAPGGAVPPGAIVLELGEGPVGAEAYALHVTPDRVTIRGREPAGVFRGVQTLRQLLPPLVEFQAVRPDVARPVRVPAVRIEDAPRFEWRGAMLDVSRHFFPVADVQRFIDLMTVYKLNRLHLHLSDDQGWRVVIDSWPDLTEKGGASEVGGGRGGFYTKDDYTAIVRYAAERFITIVPEIDMPGHTNAALTSYPALNCDGAAPAPYSGVQVGFSVLCVDRESTYSFIDDVVRELAALTPGEWFHMGGDEVERLTPAQYVGFVERVQDIVGAHGKRMIGWDEIGAARLRETTVVQHWRPKTTAAAAVAKGAKVVVSIADRAYIDMKPDPATPIGQTWAAVIDVRTAYDWDPVATAGVPAQAVLGVEAPLWSETIATIDEAEHLAFPRLAALAEVGWSDAARRGWEEFRLRLAAQGPRLAALGVNFHRDAGVPWTP, from the coding sequence ATGACCAGGGCGACCGTTCCGAATCTGGGCCTCGTGCCGCTGCCGCGAGTCGTGGAGCCGACGGGGATGGAGCCCTTCGCCGTCACCGCTGGCACCGCCATCGTCCTCGGCACCGACGACGAGCGGCTCCGCGGCATCGCCCGGTTCCTCCGGGACCTCATCGGCACCGCGGCCGCGCCCACGCCGCCAGCCATCGTGGCGCCCGGCGGCGCCGTACCGCCGGGCGCGATCGTGCTGGAACTGGGAGAGGGCCCCGTGGGCGCCGAGGCCTACGCGCTCCACGTCACGCCGGACCGGGTCACGATTCGCGGACGAGAGCCTGCGGGCGTGTTCCGCGGCGTGCAGACGCTGCGCCAGCTGTTGCCGCCGTTGGTCGAGTTCCAGGCCGTGCGTCCCGACGTCGCGCGGCCCGTGCGGGTGCCGGCCGTCCGCATCGAGGACGCGCCGCGCTTCGAGTGGCGTGGTGCGATGCTCGACGTCTCGCGCCACTTCTTCCCCGTGGCGGACGTGCAGCGGTTCATCGACCTGATGACCGTCTACAAGCTGAACCGCCTGCACCTGCACCTCTCCGACGACCAGGGCTGGCGCGTCGTCATCGACTCGTGGCCCGATCTCACGGAGAAGGGCGGCGCCAGCGAGGTCGGGGGCGGACGCGGAGGGTTCTACACCAAGGACGACTACACCGCCATCGTCCGGTACGCGGCCGAGCGCTTCATCACCATCGTGCCCGAGATCGACATGCCGGGGCACACCAACGCCGCGCTGACCTCCTACCCGGCTCTGAACTGCGACGGCGCGGCCCCGGCGCCGTACTCGGGCGTGCAGGTGGGCTTCAGCGTGCTCTGCGTGGACCGCGAGTCCACCTATTCGTTCATCGACGACGTGGTGCGGGAGCTGGCGGCGCTGACGCCCGGTGAGTGGTTCCACATGGGTGGCGACGAGGTGGAGCGCCTGACGCCCGCGCAGTACGTGGGCTTCGTCGAGCGGGTCCAGGACATCGTCGGGGCGCACGGCAAGCGCATGATCGGCTGGGACGAGATCGGGGCGGCGCGGCTGCGCGAGACGACGGTCGTGCAGCACTGGCGTCCGAAGACCACGGCGGCGGCCGCGGTCGCGAAGGGCGCGAAGGTGGTGGTCTCCATCGCCGACAGGGCCTACATCGACATGAAGCCCGATCCGGCGACCCCCATCGGACAGACCTGGGCCGCCGTCATCGACGTCCGCACCGCCTACGACTGGGACCCGGTGGCCACCGCCGGCGTGCCGGCCCAGGCCGTGCTCGGTGTCGAGGCGCCACTCTGGTCCGAGACCATCGCCACCATCGACGAGGCCGAGCACCTGGCCTTCCCCCGGCTGGCCGCGTTGGCCGAGGTCGGCTGGAGCGATGCGGCGCGGCGAGGGTGGGAGGAGTTCCGGCTCCGCCTTGCCGCCCAGGGGCCGCGACTGGCCGCGCTCGGCGTCAACTTCCATCGCGATGCTGGCGTCCCCTGGACGCCCTGA
- a CDS encoding porin, producing MCTPRRAVTAVWAALFLLLAVPVPARASNTAILRLLQVLRDRGSISAQEYEEIRAVAEAPDAPAPAPAASAASAKDLEQDRAIAEVKAATTGAPAPVVQAALAGKWYERLSIRGYSQLRYSEVDGGSGAALEIPPDRSVNANESFQLRRGRVVIQGDVAPHLSLYAQSDFAGSTGSGDFAVQMRDLYGDVWLDGAKTYRIRLGQSKVPFGFVNMQSSSNRAAFERPDAMNSAVEGERDLGAALMWAGATAKQRFRDLANARLKGSGDYGVLAIGAYSGQGLNRSDQNGDPHVVVRAAYPFRTRGGRYYELGVQAYRGRFVAPTQAITSGGATFTPAQQSSGVLDERVGVTAVLFPQPFGIEAEWNVGKGPQIADDLRSITSQSLHGGYVQFSYRANNALGTWLPFTRWQYYDGARKFARNAPADRVNEMDVGVEFAKWAEVEITGLFTHTFRRTRTSAFPFAETRGANRLGLQVQWNY from the coding sequence ATGTGTACTCCGCGTCGCGCCGTCACCGCCGTCTGGGCCGCCCTGTTCCTCCTGTTGGCCGTCCCGGTTCCCGCCAGGGCCTCGAACACCGCCATCCTGCGCCTCCTGCAGGTGCTCAGGGATCGCGGCTCGATCTCGGCCCAGGAGTACGAGGAGATCCGCGCCGTGGCCGAAGCGCCCGACGCCCCGGCACCCGCGCCGGCCGCGAGCGCGGCGTCGGCCAAGGACCTCGAGCAGGACAGGGCGATCGCGGAGGTGAAGGCGGCGACGACGGGCGCGCCGGCCCCGGTCGTCCAGGCGGCCCTGGCGGGCAAGTGGTACGAGCGGCTCTCCATTCGCGGCTACTCGCAGCTGCGCTACTCGGAGGTCGATGGCGGCAGCGGCGCGGCGCTCGAGATCCCCCCCGACCGCTCGGTCAATGCCAACGAGAGCTTTCAGCTCCGGCGCGGCCGCGTGGTGATTCAGGGCGATGTGGCGCCGCACCTGTCGCTCTACGCGCAGAGCGACTTCGCCGGTTCCACCGGCAGCGGCGACTTCGCGGTCCAGATGCGCGACCTGTACGGCGACGTGTGGCTGGACGGCGCCAAGACCTACCGGATCCGTCTGGGGCAGTCGAAGGTGCCCTTCGGCTTCGTCAACATGCAATCGAGCTCGAACCGCGCCGCGTTCGAGCGCCCGGATGCCATGAACAGCGCGGTCGAGGGCGAGCGCGACCTGGGCGCCGCGCTGATGTGGGCCGGCGCGACGGCAAAGCAGCGCTTCCGCGACCTGGCGAACGCCCGCCTCAAGGGATCGGGCGACTACGGCGTCCTGGCGATCGGCGCCTACTCCGGCCAGGGACTGAACCGCTCCGACCAGAACGGTGATCCGCACGTGGTCGTGCGCGCGGCGTATCCCTTCCGGACCAGGGGTGGCCGCTACTACGAGCTCGGCGTCCAGGCCTACCGCGGCCGCTTCGTCGCTCCCACCCAGGCCATCACGTCCGGGGGCGCGACGTTCACGCCCGCGCAGCAGTCGTCCGGCGTGCTCGACGAGCGCGTGGGCGTCACGGCCGTGCTCTTCCCGCAGCCGTTCGGCATCGAGGCCGAGTGGAACGTGGGCAAGGGACCGCAGATCGCCGACGACCTCCGGAGCATCACGTCGCAATCGCTCCACGGCGGCTACGTGCAGTTCAGCTACCGCGCCAACAACGCCCTCGGCACCTGGCTGCCCTTCACGCGCTGGCAGTACTACGACGGGGCGAGGAAGTTCGCCAGGAACGCGCCCGCCGATCGCGTGAACGAGATGGATGTCGGCGTCGAGTTCGCGAAGTGGGCCGAGGTGGAGATCACGGGGCTCTTCACGCACACGTTCCGGCGCACGCGGACGAGCGCGTTCCCGTTCGCCGAGACGCGGGGCGCCAATCGCCTGGGCCTGCAGGTGCAGTGGAACTACTGA
- a CDS encoding ABC transporter permease, with amino-acid sequence MAAHDTASAVPIAAIPRPRTAGGARLGDVVREAAAGLARNRVRAGLSMLGISWGIVSVVMLLAYGNGFQAALERGFRGAFGDGVVIVWPGQTSSQAGGERAGKRIRLKEADVLSVRGLPFVKFVSPEFTKEFNISWGAKQGSFLVRGVSPEYAVMRSQWVQAGRFPDAEDVRLQRRVAFLGSEVARKIFGNVPPVGQRVRIGGMAFEVAGVQREKVQLSNYMRPDKESIFIPYTTAGQLWNTEYSTVMVYQAVDASKEDRATRYVKETLGKRLGFDPNDERALRLFGSSQTAQITAGITLGLKLVLTFIGVLTLAIGGVGVMNVMFVSVTERTREIGIRKALGARRRSILLQFLMEGMATAVAGGAIGVLVSWGLVLLVSPRPFLSELLDDRSRSADIHLLLSVELLAICAAILMVVGLVSAFVPAWRASRLDPIEALRYE; translated from the coding sequence ATGGCCGCCCACGACACCGCGTCCGCCGTGCCGATCGCCGCCATCCCGCGCCCGCGGACCGCCGGGGGCGCCCGGCTCGGCGACGTGGTCCGCGAGGCGGCCGCCGGGCTCGCGCGCAACCGGGTGCGCGCGGGCCTGTCGATGCTCGGCATCTCCTGGGGCATCGTGTCCGTGGTCATGCTGCTCGCGTACGGCAATGGGTTCCAGGCCGCGCTCGAACGCGGGTTCCGAGGCGCCTTCGGGGACGGCGTGGTGATCGTCTGGCCGGGGCAGACCTCCTCCCAGGCCGGTGGCGAACGCGCCGGCAAGCGAATCCGGCTCAAGGAAGCCGACGTCCTCTCGGTGCGCGGCCTTCCCTTCGTCAAGTTCGTGAGCCCGGAGTTCACGAAGGAGTTCAACATCAGCTGGGGCGCCAAGCAGGGCTCGTTCCTGGTGCGGGGCGTGTCGCCCGAGTACGCCGTGATGCGCAGCCAATGGGTGCAGGCGGGACGGTTCCCGGACGCGGAGGACGTGCGCCTCCAGCGTCGGGTGGCATTCCTCGGCAGCGAGGTCGCCCGGAAGATCTTCGGCAACGTTCCCCCCGTGGGCCAGCGGGTCCGGATCGGCGGGATGGCGTTCGAGGTGGCCGGCGTCCAGCGGGAGAAGGTGCAGCTCTCGAACTACATGCGCCCGGACAAGGAGTCGATCTTCATCCCGTACACCACGGCCGGGCAGCTCTGGAACACCGAGTACTCCACGGTGATGGTGTACCAGGCGGTGGACGCCTCGAAGGAAGACCGGGCGACCCGCTACGTGAAGGAGACGCTCGGCAAGCGGCTCGGCTTCGATCCGAACGACGAGCGCGCGCTCAGGCTGTTCGGCTCCTCGCAGACGGCCCAGATCACGGCTGGCATCACGCTGGGCCTGAAGCTCGTGCTCACGTTCATCGGGGTGCTGACGCTGGCCATCGGCGGCGTGGGCGTGATGAACGTCATGTTCGTGTCCGTCACCGAGCGGACGCGCGAGATCGGCATCCGGAAGGCGCTGGGCGCCCGGCGTCGCTCGATCCTGCTGCAGTTCCTCATGGAGGGCATGGCGACGGCGGTGGCCGGCGGCGCCATCGGCGTCCTGGTCTCGTGGGGATTGGTGCTGCTCGTGAGCCCCCGCCCGTTCCTGTCCGAGCTGCTCGACGACCGCTCGCGGTCGGCGGACATCCACCTGCTGCTGTCGGTGGAACTGCTCGCCATCTGCGCCGCGATCCTCATGGTCGTCGGGCTGGTGAGCGCGTTCGTGCCGGCCTGGCGCGCCTCGCGGCTCGACCCGATCGAGGCCCTTCGGTACGAGTGA
- a CDS encoding ABC transporter permease, producing the protein MGEAIRQAIDNLRANKLRSVLTMFGILWGVIAVVILSATGEGFQRGNQTVLEELGKNIAIVWGGRTTMQAGGQRAGRQIFLTLEDARAIAAGSPLAAVVSPEINRGGLQVKSRYNAAALSVHGVEPQYQAIRTIDVEHGRVFGWPDEEQVRRVAIIGADAWDQLFGAHEGLGEIVQINGLPYAVVGKIRKKEQDSNYSGPDNDKVFVPFAAMARDFPRPDVPAGTLSQIIVAPRLQVVDGLESVLDARTGRIADIDWPLEKDVRRVLAARHGFEPADRDALSVWDTSLETLMFGRMIDTMRDFFWTVGLVTLALGGLGVMNIMLVAVRERTREIGVRKALGATTAAIQRQFFLEGFFLTMLSGGIGFALAAGLCEAVNQLPMPPRFQGMVMTWQSGALALGVLVLIGVVTSTYPARRASLLPPVEALRYDA; encoded by the coding sequence ATGGGCGAGGCGATTCGACAGGCCATCGACAACCTGCGCGCGAACAAGCTGCGCAGCGTGCTGACGATGTTCGGCATCCTGTGGGGCGTCATCGCCGTCGTGATCCTGTCGGCCACCGGCGAGGGCTTTCAGCGCGGCAACCAGACCGTGCTCGAGGAGCTCGGCAAGAACATCGCCATCGTCTGGGGCGGCCGCACGACGATGCAGGCGGGCGGGCAGCGGGCGGGCCGGCAGATCTTCCTGACGCTCGAGGACGCCAGGGCCATCGCCGCCGGGTCGCCCCTGGCCGCCGTGGTCAGCCCCGAGATCAACCGCGGCGGGCTCCAGGTGAAGAGCCGCTACAACGCCGCCGCGCTGAGCGTCCATGGCGTCGAGCCCCAGTACCAGGCGATTCGCACGATCGACGTCGAGCACGGCCGGGTCTTCGGGTGGCCCGACGAGGAGCAGGTGCGACGCGTGGCCATCATCGGCGCCGATGCCTGGGATCAGCTCTTCGGCGCTCACGAGGGCTTGGGAGAGATCGTCCAGATCAACGGTCTCCCGTACGCCGTGGTCGGGAAAATCCGCAAGAAGGAACAGGACAGCAACTACAGCGGGCCCGACAACGACAAGGTGTTCGTCCCGTTCGCCGCCATGGCCCGCGACTTCCCGCGGCCGGACGTCCCGGCTGGCACGCTGTCGCAGATCATCGTCGCGCCCCGGCTCCAGGTGGTCGACGGCCTCGAGTCCGTGCTCGACGCGCGCACCGGCCGCATCGCCGACATCGACTGGCCGCTCGAGAAGGACGTGCGGCGCGTGCTCGCCGCCCGGCACGGGTTCGAGCCGGCCGACCGCGACGCCTTGAGCGTGTGGGACACCTCCCTCGAGACGCTGATGTTCGGACGGATGATCGACACCATGCGCGACTTCTTCTGGACCGTCGGCCTGGTGACGCTCGCGCTGGGCGGGCTGGGCGTGATGAACATCATGCTGGTCGCCGTCCGGGAGCGTACGCGCGAGATCGGCGTCCGCAAGGCGCTCGGGGCGACGACGGCGGCCATCCAGCGTCAGTTCTTCCTCGAGGGCTTCTTCCTGACCATGCTGAGCGGCGGCATCGGTTTCGCGCTCGCCGCCGGACTGTGCGAGGCCGTCAACCAGCTGCCCATGCCGCCGCGGTTCCAGGGGATGGTCATGACGTGGCAGTCCGGGGCCCTGGCCCTCGGCGTGCTGGTGCTCATCGGCGTCGTGACCTCCACCTATCCCGCGCGCCGTGCGTCGCTCCTCCCGCCGGTGGAAGCGCTCCGCTACGACGCCTAG
- a CDS encoding efflux RND transporter periplasmic adaptor subunit, whose translation MSRTRKLTFGGSVLALVAAGAYFSTANGAGAPIDPSRLATVERGPMVRSVVATGKIEPITKVEIKSKANGIIERLAVDVDSQIAPGQVLAELDKENLNARLREARANLEAARAAQTAAEAQARKNEIEAEAPDVAFAKSANERARELSAQKLISQEALDQARTAYEQALNRQRAAQSQLLVSRAKVQEARAQVAQAQAATERAEEELANATIRAPIAGTVLTRDVEIGSPVSSILNLGANATLVMTLGDIGQVFVRGKVDEADIGFVRLGMPARITTESFRDKTFTGKVTQISPIGVEKDNVTTFEIEVSIENPGKQLKANMTANAEVILEERPDTLIVPEAAVLYDETRAAFVEVADPGTDSGRRRVPVKVGIGNGTRTEVVDGLKAGDKVVLPG comes from the coding sequence ATGTCCAGAACGCGCAAGCTCACCTTCGGCGGCTCCGTCCTGGCCCTCGTGGCCGCCGGCGCCTACTTCTCGACCGCCAACGGCGCCGGCGCCCCCATCGATCCCTCGCGCCTGGCGACGGTCGAGCGCGGCCCCATGGTGCGATCGGTGGTCGCAACCGGGAAGATCGAGCCGATCACCAAGGTCGAGATCAAGTCGAAGGCCAACGGCATCATCGAGCGCCTGGCCGTCGACGTCGATTCCCAGATCGCCCCCGGCCAGGTCCTGGCGGAACTGGACAAGGAGAACCTGAACGCGCGGCTGCGCGAGGCGAGGGCGAATCTCGAGGCCGCTCGCGCGGCCCAGACCGCCGCCGAAGCCCAGGCCAGGAAGAACGAGATCGAAGCCGAGGCGCCCGACGTGGCCTTCGCGAAGTCGGCGAACGAGCGGGCTCGCGAGTTGTCGGCGCAGAAGCTCATCTCGCAGGAAGCCCTGGACCAGGCCAGGACGGCGTACGAACAGGCGCTCAACCGGCAGCGGGCTGCGCAGTCGCAGCTGCTCGTGAGCCGCGCGAAGGTGCAGGAGGCCCGGGCCCAGGTGGCGCAGGCCCAGGCGGCGACCGAGCGCGCCGAGGAAGAGCTGGCCAACGCGACCATCCGGGCGCCCATCGCCGGTACCGTCCTCACGCGCGACGTGGAGATCGGGAGCCCGGTGTCGTCCATCCTCAATCTGGGCGCCAACGCCACCCTGGTGATGACCCTCGGCGACATCGGCCAGGTGTTCGTGCGCGGCAAGGTGGACGAGGCCGACATCGGCTTCGTCAGGCTGGGCATGCCCGCGCGCATCACGACCGAGAGCTTCCGGGACAAGACGTTCACGGGGAAGGTCACCCAGATCTCGCCGATCGGCGTCGAGAAGGACAACGTCACGACCTTCGAGATCGAGGTGTCGATCGAAAACCCCGGCAAGCAGTTGAAGGCGAACATGACCGCCAACGCGGAGGTCATCCTGGAGGAGCGGCCGGACACGCTCATCGTGCCCGAGGCCGCGGTCCTCTACGACGAGACGAGGGCCGCCTTCGTGGAGGTCGCCGATCCGGGGACCGACTCCGGCCGCCGGCGCGTGCCCGTGAAGGTCGGCATCGGCAACGGGACGCGCACCGAGGTCGTCGACGGCCTGAAGGCCGGAGACAAGGTGGTCCTGCCCGGCTGA
- a CDS encoding FHA domain-containing protein: protein MWLLESAADASERLLFRILPGGIKTVGRAPRADFVVDAPLVSRLHCRLTLQSDGLLVEDLESTNGTFVNGERVQKLLMRSGDALKVGRVEFSVREAGDAGGA from the coding sequence ATGTGGCTTCTCGAGTCCGCCGCCGACGCCTCCGAACGCCTGCTCTTCCGGATCCTGCCGGGCGGAATCAAGACGGTGGGCCGGGCGCCGAGAGCGGACTTCGTCGTGGACGCCCCGCTGGTGTCACGCCTGCACTGCCGCCTCACGCTCCAGTCCGATGGCCTGCTGGTCGAGGACCTCGAGAGCACGAACGGCACGTTCGTGAACGGCGAGCGCGTCCAGAAGCTGCTGATGCGCAGCGGCGACGCGCTGAAGGTGGGGCGAGTGGAGTTCTCGGTCCGCGAGGCCGGGGACGCCGGCGGCGCGTGA